The Novosphingobium kaempferiae genome includes a window with the following:
- a CDS encoding M14 family metallopeptidase: MSRRSLLLAATCLSLPLAAPAHAEDAPPTSAVITAPEKVVGGQVGADYFLADYTKISAWLTKVAGESDRMKLVSIGKTAEGREQYMAIVSSPDNIRNLEKYRQIAQKLALAKGLDDEAAKKLAAEGRAMVWMDAGLHASEIVNAQSHVQIIHEMLTRNDPETLRLLGDDIMLFVFANPDGLELVADWYMANPRKVTTDSIPVLYQKYIGHDNNRDSFASTQPETTNMNRAGYREWFPQILYNQHQTGPLGAVVFIPPFRDPYNFNNEPLVINQTDVVGQMMHARLVAQGKGGSAMRSAAPYSTWFNGGIRTIGYFHNQIGILTEIIGNPTPMKIPLVPDNQLPRQDEVLPIAPQDWHFQQSLDYVKEMDRAILDYASRYRETIQYNRYVMGRNQIAKGSQDSWVITPKRLEAVKEEAKKLPPPGPDEMGGAYGWGNEKVVPASLYKTVLNAPEKRAPRAYIIPADAQADMPTTVRFLNALIKTGIEVQQAPAAFSFGGKSYPAGSYVVRSDQAFRPHVLDMFEPQDHPQDFTYEGGPPIKPYDVTGYTLALQMNVAFDRVLDAPPPAFPLIPDEIAAPPPGRVIGSGAAGWVVDHGVNNSYTLTNRLLKAGLPVFWLKSGLTLAGKPLAPGALWIPASAKAKAIVGAAVGPLGLDAHAVDAKPQGEAVAVKPVKIGLVDVYGGSMASGWTRWIFEQYEFPYELVYPQALDKGGLKGKYDVLVFQSDVLGREEGPSRPQPEAADIPAAYRKMLGKITPEATFPQVAAFAKAGGTVIAVGNSTRMGEALGLPVTNLLAPKGADGKAKQVSSNSFYVPGSILSAQVDSSDPLAFGVAPTVNMFYNNNPVFRADGPSVRKVSWFDKDDPLVSGWGWGQKLLNGGAGIVEGGLGKGRVFLMGPEVTQRGQPFATFKFLLNGVLLAGSDAKPAEGN; this comes from the coding sequence ATGTCCCGTCGCAGTCTTCTGCTTGCCGCCACGTGTCTCTCGCTCCCGCTCGCCGCTCCGGCCCATGCCGAGGATGCCCCGCCGACCAGCGCCGTGATCACGGCGCCGGAAAAGGTCGTCGGCGGACAGGTCGGTGCCGATTACTTCCTTGCCGACTACACGAAGATCTCCGCCTGGCTGACCAAGGTCGCCGGCGAGAGCGACCGCATGAAGCTCGTCAGCATCGGCAAGACCGCCGAGGGGCGCGAGCAGTACATGGCGATTGTCTCCTCGCCCGATAACATCCGCAATCTGGAGAAGTACCGCCAGATCGCCCAGAAGCTGGCGCTGGCGAAGGGCCTCGACGACGAAGCCGCGAAGAAACTCGCCGCCGAGGGGCGCGCGATGGTGTGGATGGACGCCGGGCTTCACGCGAGCGAGATCGTCAACGCGCAGAGCCACGTCCAGATCATCCACGAGATGCTGACGCGCAACGATCCCGAGACGCTGCGCCTGCTCGGCGACGACATCATGCTGTTCGTCTTCGCGAACCCCGACGGCCTCGAACTCGTGGCCGACTGGTACATGGCGAACCCGCGCAAGGTCACCACGGATTCCATCCCGGTGCTCTACCAGAAGTACATCGGCCACGATAACAACCGCGACAGCTTCGCCTCCACCCAGCCCGAGACGACCAACATGAACCGGGCGGGGTATCGCGAGTGGTTCCCGCAGATCCTCTACAACCAGCACCAGACCGGCCCGCTCGGCGCGGTGGTGTTCATCCCGCCGTTTCGCGATCCCTACAACTTCAATAACGAGCCGCTGGTCATCAACCAGACCGACGTGGTCGGCCAGATGATGCACGCGCGCCTTGTCGCGCAGGGCAAGGGCGGTTCGGCGATGCGCTCGGCCGCGCCTTATTCGACGTGGTTCAACGGCGGCATCCGCACGATCGGCTACTTCCACAACCAGATCGGCATCCTCACCGAGATCATCGGCAATCCCACGCCGATGAAGATCCCGCTCGTCCCCGACAACCAGTTGCCGCGACAGGACGAGGTGCTGCCCATCGCTCCGCAGGACTGGCACTTCCAGCAGTCGCTCGACTACGTGAAGGAAATGGACCGCGCGATCCTGGACTACGCATCGCGCTATCGCGAGACGATCCAGTACAACCGCTACGTGATGGGCCGCAACCAGATCGCAAAGGGCAGCCAGGACAGCTGGGTCATCACGCCCAAGCGGCTGGAGGCGGTGAAGGAGGAGGCGAAGAAGCTGCCACCTCCTGGCCCCGATGAAATGGGCGGCGCCTATGGCTGGGGCAACGAGAAGGTCGTTCCCGCGAGCCTCTACAAGACCGTCCTGAATGCGCCGGAAAAGCGCGCTCCGCGCGCCTACATCATTCCGGCGGATGCGCAGGCGGACATGCCGACGACGGTGCGCTTCCTGAACGCGCTCATCAAGACCGGGATTGAAGTTCAGCAGGCCCCCGCCGCATTCAGCTTCGGCGGCAAGAGCTATCCGGCGGGCAGCTACGTGGTGCGCTCCGATCAGGCGTTCCGCCCCCATGTGCTCGACATGTTCGAGCCGCAGGATCATCCGCAGGACTTCACCTACGAAGGCGGGCCGCCGATCAAGCCCTACGACGTGACCGGCTATACGCTGGCGCTGCAGATGAACGTGGCGTTCGACCGCGTACTCGACGCTCCGCCGCCGGCGTTCCCGCTGATTCCGGACGAGATCGCCGCGCCACCGCCCGGCCGTGTGATCGGTTCCGGCGCGGCGGGCTGGGTCGTCGATCATGGCGTGAACAACAGCTACACGCTGACCAACCGGCTGCTGAAGGCCGGGCTGCCGGTGTTCTGGCTCAAGTCCGGTCTGACCCTCGCTGGCAAGCCGCTGGCACCCGGGGCATTGTGGATCCCGGCTTCGGCCAAGGCCAAGGCCATCGTCGGCGCTGCGGTTGGCCCGCTCGGGCTCGACGCTCATGCCGTCGACGCAAAACCGCAGGGCGAAGCCGTCGCGGTGAAGCCGGTCAAGATCGGCCTCGTCGATGTCTACGGCGGCTCGATGGCCTCGGGCTGGACGCGCTGGATCTTCGAGCAGTATGAATTCCCCTACGAACTCGTCTACCCGCAGGCGCTGGACAAGGGCGGTCTCAAGGGGAAGTACGACGTGCTCGTCTTCCAGAGCGACGTGCTGGGCCGGGAGGAAGGCCCCTCGCGCCCGCAGCCTGAGGCTGCGGACATTCCAGCGGCCTATCGCAAGATGCTCGGCAAGATCACGCCCGAGGCCACCTTCCCGCAGGTCGCGGCCTTTGCGAAGGCGGGTGGAACCGTCATTGCGGTCGGCAACTCCACCCGCATGGGCGAGGCGCTGGGCCTGCCTGTGACGAACCTGCTCGCTCCCAAGGGGGCGGATGGCAAGGCCAAGCAGGTATCCTCCAACAGCTTCTACGTCCCCGGATCGATCCTGAGCGCGCAAGTCGACAGCAGCGATCCCCTGGCCTTCGGCGTCGCACCCACGGTCAACATGTTCTACAACAACAACCCGGTCTTCCGCGCCGACGGCCCCAGCGTCCGCAAGGTCAGCTGGTTCGACAAGGACGACCCGCTGGTTTCCGGCTGGGGCTGGGGCCAGAAGCTGCTCAACGGCGGCGCGGGCATCGTCGAAGGCGGGCTTGGCAAGGGCCGCGTGTTCCTGATGGGACCGGAAGTGACCCAGCGCGGCCAGCCCTTCGCGACGTTCAAGTTCCTGCTGAACGGCGTGCTCCTTGCGGGCAGCGACGCGAAGCCGGCCGAAGGGAACTGA
- a CDS encoding response regulator transcription factor, with translation MSLQILLVEDDLHLQRQIAGQLAGFGHEVQVAGDGTEALSLVGRHAFDVVILDWMLPSVDGITVLRELRAEGMDMPVLMLTALGHTMDKVEGLEAGADDYVVKPVDPLELNARLQALMRARKVSERPANTIAAGDIVISPSRMAAWRGDQPLNLSQTEFKLLLELVRDAGTVLTRAMLIERVWGRDFVTTTNIVDAHIRQLRVKLLQYGEDPIGTVRGIGYVLQV, from the coding sequence ATGAGCCTGCAAATCCTTCTGGTCGAGGACGACCTTCATCTCCAGCGCCAGATCGCCGGGCAACTGGCCGGTTTCGGCCATGAAGTGCAGGTCGCGGGGGACGGGACGGAGGCCCTGTCCCTCGTTGGGCGGCATGCTTTCGATGTGGTCATCCTCGACTGGATGCTGCCCTCCGTGGACGGGATCACGGTCCTGCGCGAATTGCGGGCCGAGGGCATGGACATGCCAGTGCTAATGCTCACCGCGCTCGGGCATACCATGGACAAGGTGGAGGGACTGGAGGCCGGGGCGGACGACTATGTCGTCAAGCCGGTCGATCCGCTGGAACTCAACGCCCGCCTTCAGGCGCTGATGCGCGCGCGCAAGGTCAGTGAGCGTCCGGCCAATACTATCGCTGCGGGCGATATCGTCATCAGCCCATCGCGCATGGCGGCATGGCGCGGGGATCAGCCGCTGAACCTGTCGCAGACCGAGTTCAAGTTGCTGCTGGAACTGGTGCGTGATGCGGGGACGGTGCTGACGCGGGCCATGCTGATCGAGCGGGTCTGGGGTCGGGACTTCGTGACGACGACCAACATCGTCGATGCCCATATCCGGCAGTTGCGCGTCAAGTTGTTGCAATATGGGGAAGATCCCATCGGCACGGTGCGCGGGATCGGCTACGTCCTGCAGGTATGA
- a CDS encoding HAMP domain-containing sensor histidine kinase, which produces MSMIPRSLRGLTIAFLALFFCVTTTAGLATFIATRSTINALVDQRIEFESHEIAPLDTTVHRTELSRRIDDLTGRRDTADLGILLTDPQGRMIAGNTRFTRQLPLGFSSLDDADSIEGLSAGRVFVRELAGGMRLAVFAETEPIDNYTSARRLIYVAGFGAIVLVVLTGLLLFRGLVGRRIGEVRQTAESIIEGDLCQRVPVAGDGGEFDQQAAAFNRMLDRIEQLMAEIRNVTNDVSHEMRTPLARLRNELAMLEERADAGPLHAEIELAREQADDLLGMFAAMLRIAEIESGSRRAGFEALDLAALAEDVAEMVRPLADERGHNVELAPHVSVPMVGDRQLLTQLLANLAENAVMHTPAGTTIRLSVEQRGRTVAAIVADDGPGIPREQRAKVMRRFGRLDRSGRGADRHRGHGLGLPLADAIARLHGGGLALEDAAPGLRIVVTLPA; this is translated from the coding sequence ATGAGCATGATCCCCCGGTCGTTGCGCGGACTGACCATCGCCTTCCTGGCGCTGTTCTTCTGCGTCACCACGACGGCCGGGCTGGCGACCTTCATCGCCACGCGATCGACCATAAATGCGCTTGTAGATCAACGCATTGAGTTCGAAAGCCACGAGATCGCGCCGCTCGATACGACCGTGCACAGAACTGAACTGAGCCGACGCATAGACGACCTGACCGGGCGCAGGGACACCGCGGACCTCGGCATACTGCTCACCGATCCGCAGGGGAGGATGATCGCGGGCAACACCCGCTTCACCCGGCAGCTTCCGCTCGGCTTTTCCAGCCTCGACGACGCCGACAGCATCGAGGGCCTGAGCGCGGGCCGCGTGTTCGTGCGCGAGCTTGCCGGGGGCATGCGGCTGGCGGTCTTCGCCGAGACCGAGCCGATCGACAACTACACTTCGGCCCGCCGGCTGATCTACGTCGCCGGGTTCGGGGCCATCGTGCTGGTGGTGCTGACCGGCCTGCTGCTGTTCCGTGGCCTCGTCGGTCGTCGCATCGGCGAGGTGCGGCAGACGGCGGAATCGATCATCGAGGGCGACTTGTGCCAGCGCGTGCCGGTCGCGGGCGACGGGGGCGAGTTCGACCAGCAGGCGGCGGCGTTCAACCGGATGCTGGATCGCATCGAACAGCTCATGGCCGAGATTCGCAACGTCACCAACGACGTCTCGCACGAGATGCGCACGCCGCTCGCCCGCCTGCGCAACGAACTGGCCATGCTGGAGGAGCGCGCCGACGCCGGGCCGCTGCACGCGGAGATCGAGCTTGCGCGCGAGCAGGCCGACGACCTGCTCGGCATGTTCGCCGCGATGCTGCGCATCGCCGAGATCGAGAGCGGATCGCGCCGTGCCGGTTTCGAGGCGCTGGACCTCGCCGCGCTTGCCGAGGATGTCGCCGAAATGGTGCGTCCACTGGCGGACGAACGTGGGCATAACGTCGAGCTCGCGCCCCATGTCTCCGTGCCCATGGTCGGCGATCGGCAACTGCTGACGCAGCTCCTGGCCAATCTTGCCGAGAACGCCGTCATGCACACCCCGGCGGGAACGACGATCCGGCTGTCGGTCGAGCAGCGGGGCAGGACCGTTGCCGCCATCGTGGCGGACGATGGCCCGGGCATCCCGCGCGAGCAGCGGGCGAAGGTCATGCGCCGCTTCGGGCGGCTGGATCGCAGCGGCCGGGGCGCGGATCGCCACCGGGGGCACGGCCTTGGCCTTCCGCTGGCGGACGCGATAGCGCGGCTCCACGGCGGCGGGCTGGCGCTGGAGGATGCGGCGCCGGGGCTTCGCATCGTCGTGACCCTGCCTGCCTGA
- a CDS encoding TonB-dependent receptor encodes MINKMARATLLAGSMLASMTATTAWADEAAAVSADTTADAADSGIGDIVVTATKRETNLQETPIAIAVVNQEALKERHVQSLYDLADGAVPSLRVATFEARQSALTIGIRGIVPLDANQPAREQGVGIYVDGVYMGRQHGLNAALFDIERVEVLKGPQGTLFGRNTEGGALSIVSKAPSGEFGGRIDGGYGNYGAYTGGIHLDLPEMAGFSVKLDGIIQHQDPTTKNPLEGQAGFNQYHRKGGRVAVRWQPTSNITNDFAFDIARDENTPFYSQLLNYNPNGCVAGTQAASAACALPGTNYTNLTGVVKPLLPGVVVNGKTRMKVADIGVPQQPSVDKTHGFTNTFKWEATPELEIRSITAWRGVDATQWDNSGGAHRVPVVTLTSACTEAKPCAFSRYSLADLRQRQFSQEFQAVGTIGKIDYVAGLFYFNEHVSDDAATPNSNGVYLNAQGQAVYTILDPCTGSGGFGSTVGCRSIDRASEVWSKSYAAYGQLTYNATEQLHLTVGGRFTHDEKKGVLHFSRNVNYDTDTAKAAAAGYKPLDKKWDRFNPMVTLAYDATDDLHLYAKYATGYRAGGASSRTANYQAFDPEDVKSYEIGLKSDFWDHRARFNLAGYIMDRKDSQVDISSIQSFNGSNFNNLVTINAPGTTKIRGIEADLTLEPVEGLVLNASYAYTYTKIPLVPITYTGTNGVSTTVDQRFYIVFTPRNAASGSIDYTLPIGGGDTAVKFHLDGNYSQATQAFDQFATKNDASLIFNGRVSVAGIPVAGDRKITIGLWGRNIFNEQYVFRRDPSNSLPGAPTTSATTGSIANILGDYGNFNAPRTFGVDASFSF; translated from the coding sequence ATGATAAACAAGATGGCCCGCGCAACGTTGCTTGCCGGCTCGATGCTCGCCAGCATGACTGCGACGACTGCCTGGGCCGACGAGGCCGCAGCGGTGAGCGCGGACACCACCGCAGATGCCGCCGATTCGGGCATCGGCGACATCGTCGTCACCGCGACCAAGCGCGAGACGAACCTCCAGGAAACCCCGATCGCCATCGCGGTCGTGAACCAGGAGGCGCTCAAGGAGCGCCATGTCCAGAGCCTTTATGACCTCGCCGACGGCGCCGTGCCGTCGCTGCGCGTCGCAACCTTCGAAGCCCGCCAGAGCGCGCTGACCATCGGCATCCGCGGCATCGTGCCGCTCGACGCCAACCAGCCCGCGCGTGAGCAGGGCGTCGGCATTTACGTCGATGGCGTCTACATGGGCCGCCAGCACGGCCTCAACGCGGCGCTGTTCGACATCGAGCGCGTCGAAGTGCTCAAGGGCCCGCAGGGCACCCTGTTCGGCCGCAACACCGAGGGCGGCGCCCTCAGCATCGTCAGCAAGGCCCCCAGCGGCGAGTTCGGCGGTCGCATCGACGGCGGCTACGGCAACTACGGCGCCTACACCGGCGGCATCCACCTCGACCTGCCCGAAATGGCCGGTTTCTCGGTCAAGCTGGACGGCATCATCCAGCACCAGGATCCGACCACCAAGAACCCGCTCGAAGGCCAGGCCGGCTTCAACCAGTACCACCGCAAGGGCGGCCGCGTCGCGGTCCGCTGGCAGCCGACCAGCAACATCACCAACGATTTCGCCTTCGACATCGCGCGTGACGAGAACACCCCGTTCTACAGCCAGCTGCTGAACTACAACCCCAACGGCTGCGTCGCCGGAACCCAGGCCGCCAGCGCCGCCTGCGCCCTGCCGGGCACCAACTACACCAACCTGACCGGCGTGGTTAAGCCGCTGCTTCCGGGCGTCGTGGTCAACGGCAAGACCCGCATGAAGGTCGCCGACATCGGCGTGCCGCAGCAGCCCAGCGTCGACAAGACCCACGGCTTCACCAACACCTTCAAGTGGGAAGCGACCCCCGAGCTGGAAATCCGCTCGATCACCGCATGGCGCGGCGTCGATGCGACGCAGTGGGACAACTCGGGCGGTGCGCACCGCGTCCCGGTCGTCACCCTGACCTCGGCCTGCACCGAGGCGAAGCCCTGCGCGTTCAGCCGCTACAGCCTTGCCGACCTGCGCCAGCGCCAGTTCAGCCAGGAATTCCAGGCGGTCGGCACCATCGGCAAGATCGACTACGTCGCAGGCCTGTTCTACTTCAACGAGCACGTCAGCGACGACGCCGCCACGCCGAACTCGAACGGCGTCTACCTCAATGCTCAGGGTCAGGCTGTCTACACGATCCTCGATCCCTGCACCGGCTCGGGCGGTTTCGGCTCGACGGTGGGCTGCCGCTCGATCGACCGCGCTTCGGAAGTCTGGTCGAAGAGCTACGCTGCCTATGGCCAGCTGACCTACAACGCCACCGAACAGCTCCACCTGACCGTCGGCGGCCGCTTCACGCATGACGAGAAGAAGGGCGTCCTGCACTTCTCGCGCAACGTGAACTACGACACCGACACCGCGAAGGCGGCGGCGGCAGGCTACAAGCCGCTCGACAAGAAGTGGGATCGCTTCAACCCGATGGTCACGCTGGCCTATGACGCCACCGACGACCTGCACCTCTACGCCAAGTATGCGACCGGCTACCGCGCCGGCGGCGCCAGCTCGCGCACCGCGAACTACCAGGCGTTCGATCCCGAGGACGTGAAGTCCTACGAAATCGGCCTCAAGAGCGACTTCTGGGATCACCGCGCCCGCTTCAACCTGGCCGGCTACATCATGGACCGCAAGGACAGCCAGGTCGACATCAGCTCGATCCAGTCGTTCAACGGATCGAACTTCAACAACCTGGTGACGATCAATGCTCCGGGCACGACGAAGATCCGCGGCATCGAGGCCGACCTCACGCTCGAACCGGTCGAAGGCCTGGTGCTGAACGCATCGTATGCCTACACCTACACGAAGATCCCGCTGGTTCCGATCACCTACACCGGCACCAACGGCGTCTCCACCACGGTCGACCAGCGCTTCTACATCGTGTTCACCCCGCGCAACGCGGCGAGCGGCTCGATCGACTACACCCTGCCGATCGGCGGCGGCGACACGGCGGTCAAGTTCCACCTCGACGGCAACTACTCGCAGGCGACCCAGGCCTTCGACCAGTTCGCCACGAAGAACGATGCCTCGCTGATCTTCAACGGCCGCGTTTCGGTGGCTGGCATCCCGGTTGCGGGCGATCGCAAGATCACCATCGGCCTGTGGGGCCGCAACATCTTCAACGAGCAGTATGTCTTCCGTCGCGACCCGTCGAACAGCCTCCCCGGCGCCCCGACGACCAGCGCGACCACGGGCAGCATCGCCAACATCCTGGGCGACTACGGCAACTTCAACGCGCCGCGCACCTTCGGTGTGGATGCGAGCTTCTCGTTCTGA
- a CDS encoding EscU/YscU/HrcU family type III secretion system export apparatus switch protein — protein sequence MSDSSEEKSLPASDKKIRDARQKGQVVKSKDLVTGVALAASSIYLGWAIPAIGDRVQALLGAVAERTYTEPFDQVWPMALDLMRQVLLGVALPLLAITLAAVALTNLTVMRGFVFSVTPLTPNFKHVNPAEGVKRIYSIRGLIEFAKSLVKIAALLVAFVIVFRSHLQDLMMLSSCTASCQLAAFGAMVRPLMATALVAFIVVGLIDVLLQRWLFQRDMRMTRSESKRERRDMEGDPTILRQRRRQREEAHSQSSARGVAKATLLIGAPGLWTVGIRYVRGETPVPVVVSRAEPGEAAETIERARAAGVTVVRDDALAQMIARTARTGEPVPRHAFQQVADLLVSAGMI from the coding sequence ATGAGCGACAGCAGCGAGGAGAAGAGCCTCCCCGCGTCCGACAAGAAGATCCGCGACGCCCGCCAGAAGGGGCAGGTGGTCAAGAGCAAGGATCTCGTCACCGGCGTGGCGCTGGCTGCGAGTTCGATCTACCTCGGCTGGGCCATCCCCGCCATCGGCGACCGGGTGCAGGCCCTGCTGGGAGCAGTGGCCGAGCGTACTTACACCGAGCCTTTCGATCAGGTCTGGCCGATGGCGCTCGACCTCATGCGGCAGGTGCTGCTGGGCGTCGCACTGCCACTGCTCGCGATCACGCTGGCCGCCGTCGCGTTGACCAATCTGACAGTGATGCGCGGCTTCGTGTTCTCGGTCACACCGCTCACGCCCAACTTCAAGCACGTAAATCCGGCCGAGGGCGTGAAGCGGATCTATTCGATTCGCGGGCTGATCGAGTTCGCCAAGTCGCTGGTGAAGATCGCCGCGCTGCTCGTCGCCTTCGTCATCGTGTTCCGCTCGCACCTGCAGGATCTGATGATGCTGTCGAGCTGCACGGCCTCGTGCCAGCTCGCCGCGTTCGGGGCGATGGTGCGCCCGCTGATGGCGACGGCGCTGGTGGCGTTCATCGTCGTCGGCCTGATCGACGTGCTCCTCCAGCGCTGGCTGTTCCAGCGCGACATGCGCATGACCCGCAGCGAATCGAAGCGCGAGCGACGTGACATGGAGGGCGATCCGACGATCCTGCGCCAGCGCCGCCGCCAGCGCGAGGAGGCGCACAGCCAGTCGAGCGCGCGCGGCGTCGCCAAGGCCACGCTGCTGATCGGCGCGCCGGGGCTATGGACCGTGGGCATCCGCTACGTGCGCGGCGAGACGCCGGTTCCGGTCGTCGTCTCCCGCGCCGAACCGGGAGAGGCCGCCGAAACCATCGAACGCGCGCGCGCCGCCGGAGTCACCGTCGTCCGCGACGACGCGCTCGCCCAGATGATCGCCCGCACCGCGCGTACCGGCGAGCCGGTGCCGCGCCATGCCTTCCAGCAGGTCGCCGATCTGCTGGTTTCCGCGGGCATGATCTAG
- the sctV gene encoding type III secretion system export apparatus subunit SctV, translating into MSALRLRLDALARSATYRSDVVVAASMLLAIVMMLIPLPTALVDTLIAVNISFSLLVLIVAICMGRPAGFSSLPPIILLATLFRLSLSISTTRLILLDGDAGQIVETFGRFVIGGQVVVGLVIFLIITTAQFLVITKGAERVAEVAARFTLDAMPGKQMSIDTDLRNGDIDQTEARARRGRLERESQLYGAMDGAMKFVKGDAITGLIIVCINLIGGLMTGMLQKGMSFGDAATTYSLLTVGDGLIAQIPALLISVASGTVVTRVTSDRDEGLGSEIFQQLGASERPLGLAAAAVTAGALVPGFPTMVFLILGACFGGAAWMVRARRLRAETALDESAPVPETEALADEAGDALPAPVPMTSDGPTRVRLVMRVGLGLAAQVPGTRFVAEADRRRDDLLADQGLEMPAVEWHPDASLPPQRMRIDLEGVPVTVGEIPEGCLLLDDDAAHLDLAGIAWREGPSAGLPGPSRWVAAADGAALQAAGIATLAPVEVMSRCLERVLRGYAAHFIGLQETREMLSAIEGDHGELVREASRLANIKRLAQLLRGLVEENVPIGNLRLILEAVVEWAPAESDAAQLGERVRAALGRQICHRHAQLDRVLSACVLTRAVEQAIRDSLRQGAVTLSGEKAEALQRDLREIVEGQPQPGMVVLVSSDLRRPLRQYLMRAGIEVPVLSYAEIAPEYAVQSVASLALPAPEGLALTA; encoded by the coding sequence ATGAGCGCGCTGCGTTTGCGCCTCGACGCCCTCGCCCGGTCGGCGACGTACCGGTCCGACGTCGTCGTCGCCGCGTCCATGCTGCTCGCCATAGTGATGATGCTGATCCCGCTGCCGACCGCGCTGGTCGACACGCTGATCGCGGTGAACATCTCCTTCAGCCTGCTGGTGCTGATCGTCGCCATCTGCATGGGACGCCCGGCGGGGTTCTCCTCACTGCCGCCGATCATCCTGCTGGCGACGCTGTTCCGCCTGTCGCTTTCGATCTCGACCACGCGCCTGATCCTGCTCGACGGCGACGCGGGGCAGATCGTCGAGACGTTCGGGCGCTTCGTGATCGGTGGACAGGTGGTGGTGGGGCTGGTGATCTTCCTCATCATCACCACGGCGCAGTTCCTCGTCATCACCAAGGGCGCCGAGCGCGTGGCGGAAGTGGCGGCGCGCTTCACGCTGGACGCGATGCCCGGCAAGCAGATGTCGATCGACACCGACCTGCGCAACGGCGACATCGACCAGACCGAGGCCCGCGCCCGGCGCGGCCGTCTGGAGCGCGAGAGCCAGCTTTACGGCGCGATGGACGGCGCGATGAAGTTCGTTAAGGGCGATGCCATCACCGGGCTCATCATCGTGTGCATCAACCTCATCGGCGGGCTGATGACGGGGATGCTCCAGAAGGGCATGAGCTTCGGCGACGCGGCGACGACGTACTCGCTGCTGACCGTGGGCGACGGCCTGATCGCGCAGATTCCGGCGCTGCTGATCTCGGTGGCATCGGGCACCGTCGTCACCCGCGTCACGAGCGACCGGGACGAGGGGCTGGGCTCCGAGATATTCCAGCAGCTCGGTGCGAGCGAGCGGCCGCTGGGGCTGGCTGCCGCCGCCGTGACGGCGGGCGCATTGGTGCCCGGTTTCCCCACGATGGTCTTCCTGATCCTCGGCGCCTGCTTCGGCGGTGCGGCGTGGATGGTGCGGGCGCGACGGCTGCGGGCGGAGACGGCGCTGGACGAGAGCGCGCCGGTTCCGGAGACCGAGGCTCTCGCCGATGAGGCCGGGGATGCCCTGCCCGCGCCCGTGCCGATGACGTCGGACGGGCCGACGCGGGTGCGGCTGGTGATGCGGGTCGGGCTCGGGCTGGCGGCTCAGGTGCCCGGCACGCGCTTCGTCGCCGAGGCGGACCGCCGCCGCGACGACCTGCTCGCCGATCAGGGGCTGGAGATGCCCGCCGTCGAATGGCACCCCGACGCCAGCCTGCCCCCGCAGCGGATGCGCATCGACCTTGAGGGCGTGCCGGTGACGGTGGGCGAGATACCCGAGGGCTGCCTCCTCCTCGACGACGACGCCGCGCACCTCGACCTCGCCGGGATCGCCTGGCGCGAGGGACCGTCGGCAGGCCTGCCCGGCCCATCGCGCTGGGTCGCGGCCGCAGATGGCGCGGCGTTGCAGGCGGCGGGGATCGCGACGCTCGCGCCGGTGGAGGTCATGAGCCGGTGCCTCGAACGCGTACTGCGGGGCTATGCGGCGCACTTCATCGGCTTGCAGGAGACGCGCGAGATGCTCTCGGCGATCGAGGGCGACCATGGCGAACTCGTCAGGGAAGCCAGCCGCCTCGCCAACATCAAGCGGCTCGCCCAGTTGCTGCGCGGGCTGGTCGAGGAGAACGTGCCGATCGGCAACCTGCGCCTGATCCTCGAGGCGGTGGTCGAGTGGGCGCCTGCAGAGAGCGACGCGGCACAGCTTGGCGAGCGCGTGCGCGCCGCGCTCGGGCGGCAGATTTGCCACCGCCATGCCCAGCTCGACCGGGTGCTCAGCGCCTGCGTGCTGACGCGCGCGGTGGAGCAGGCGATCCGCGATTCGCTGCGGCAGGGCGCGGTCACGCTGTCGGGCGAGAAGGCGGAAGCATTGCAGCGGGACTTGCGTGAGATCGTCGAGGGCCAGCCGCAGCCGGGCATGGTCGTGCTCGTCTCCTCCGACCTGCGCCGCCCGCTGCGCCAGTACCTCATGCGCGCCGGAATCGAGGTTCCGGTGCTGTCCTATGCCGAGATCGCGCCCGAATATGCGGTGCAGTCGGTCGCCTCGCTGGCGCTGCCCGCGCCCGAGGGGCTTGCGCTGACCGCGTGA
- a CDS encoding tetratricopeptide repeat protein, with product MSRLPAAPPADPDTRSAATLLHSTGYLCLRAGRNRRALAFLLVAHRIAPAEPAILRALAVAFLANGSPRQALGALDQIAPMERTQSPALQLLRARALRLAGHDGEARAAFAIYLSLRKTP from the coding sequence GTGAGCCGGTTGCCCGCCGCCCCTCCCGCCGATCCCGATACGCGATCGGCCGCGACGCTGCTCCACTCGACCGGCTACCTGTGCCTGCGCGCGGGGAGAAACCGGCGGGCGCTGGCGTTCCTGCTCGTCGCCCACCGGATCGCGCCCGCCGAGCCCGCCATCCTGCGCGCGCTTGCGGTCGCCTTCCTGGCCAACGGAAGTCCCCGGCAGGCCCTGGGCGCGCTCGACCAGATCGCCCCGATGGAACGGACGCAGTCGCCTGCCTTGCAGCTTCTGCGCGCCCGCGCGCTCCGGCTGGCCGGGCATGACGGCGAGGCGCGCGCCGCTTTCGCGATCTATCTCTCGCTAAGGAAGACGCCATGA